In Scomber japonicus isolate fScoJap1 chromosome 19, fScoJap1.pri, whole genome shotgun sequence, a single genomic region encodes these proteins:
- the LOC128380270 gene encoding bile salt-activated lipase-like has protein sequence MEKLKILFAVVLSLGTASAASLGVVHTEGGSVQGQNIPLGLFRSVDVFKGIPFAAKPETLEKPKPHPGWDGILKATKFAERCLHINMLQTSTVGSEDCLYLNIWVPHGRHVSSNLPVMIWFYGGGFMVGGSMGPIFLNNYYSGQEIADQGNVIVVSVGYRLGNLGFLSTGDSGLPGNYGMWDQHSAIAWVHRNIRSFGGDPNNITLFGESAGGASVSYQTLTPHNKGLFKRAISQSGVAVCPWALNRDPRKVALEVAEKVSCPTDDRMVACLKSTNAVTLAMAIPKTEQGSPDSPSVKNVLLSPVVDGDFLPDQPINLFHNTADIDYLAGVNDMDGHHFTLQDIPSLGIKNQETLIEDVKRLLATYTKENGQAGFEIAFAEYSSNWGSTPSQDTIKRTAVDIGTDSMFLAPTQTSLFLHAAHATSGRTYSYLLSEPSLLAGPGKPYHDWVGADHADDLQYVFGKPFTTPTAYGDRHRDLSGYIIAYWTNFARTGNPNEGNMKVPVTWPEFTRTGQQFLNINAKMNESSVEKEMRLRFVRLWTSTLPSLPSYGVTDTE, from the exons ATGGAGAAGTTGAAGATTTTGTTTGCCGTTGTCCTGTCCCTGGGAACAGCCTCAGCAGCCTCT CTGGGTGTAGTGCACACAGAAGGTGGCAGTGTTCAGGGACAAAATATCCCCCTGGGTCTTTTCCGCTCGGTGGATGTCTTCAAAGGAATTCCTTTTGCTGCCAAGCCTGAAACACTTGAGAAACCCAAACCTCACCCTGGCTGGGACG GCATACTGAAGGCAACAAAGTTTGCTGAGAGATGTCTCCACATCAACATGCTACAGACTTCAACTGTTGGCAGTGAAGACTGCCTCTACCTCAACATCTGGGTTCCTCATGGCCGACATG TGTCATCTAATCTCCCGGTGATGATTTGGTTCTACGGAGGAGGCTTCATGGTTGGTGGATCAATGGGCCCAATTTTTCTCAACAACTATTACAGCGGTCAGGAAATTGCAGACCAGGGCAATGTTATAGTGGTCTCAGTGGGCTATCGTTTGGGAAACCTGGGCTTCCTCAGTACAGGAGACTCTGGCTTACCTG GAAACTATGGTATGTGGGACCAGCACTCTGCCATAGCCTGGGTACACAGGAACATTCGCTCATTTGGAGGAGACCCCAACAACATCACCCTCTTTGGAGAATCTGCAGGTGGAGCTAGTGTCAGTTACCAG ACACTCACTCCCCACAACAAAGGCCTGTTCAAGAGAGCCATCTCCCAGAGTGGTGTTGCCGTCTGCCCCTGGGCTTTAAACAGGGACCCACGCAAGGTTGCACTGGAG GTTGCTGAGAAGGTCAGCTGCCCCACTGATGACAGAATGGTGGCCTGTCTGAAATCAACTAATGCTGTGACTCTCGCCATGGCTATTCCAAAGACAGAACAAGGCTCCCCAGACT CTCCGTCTGTGAAAAACGTGCTTCTGTCTCCTGTTGTTGATGGAGACTTCCTCCCTGATCAACCAATCAACTTGTTCCACAACACTGCTGACATTGACTACCTTGCAGGAGTTAATGACATGGATGGGCACCACTTCACATTACAAGATATTCCTTCTCTCGGTATTAAGAATCAGGAGACCCTTAT AGAAGATGTAAAGAGGCTGCTTGCTACTTATACCAAAGAGAATGGCCAAGCTGGTTTTGAGATTGCCTTCGCTGAATACTCGTCCAATTGGGGATCAACACCGAGCCAGGACACCATTAAGAGAACGGCTGTGGACATTGGGACTGACTCAATGTTCCTGGCTCCTACACAGACTTCCCTTTTCCTTCATGCTGCTCATGCCAC GTCTGGCCGCACCTACTCCTACTTGCTGTCTGAGCCCAGTCTACTGGCTGGACCAGGCAAACCCTACCATGACTGGGTGGGAGCCGACCATGCTGATGACCTGCAGTATGTTTTCGGCAAACCCTTCACCACACCCACGGCTTATGGGGACAGACACAGGGACCTGTCTGGCTACATAATTGCCTACTGGACTAACTTTGCTAGAACTGG AAATCCTAATGAAGGAAACATGAAGGTGCCTGTGACCTGGCCTGAGTTTACCAGAACTGGACAACAGTTCCTGAATATCAATGCTAAGATGAATGAAAGTTCCGTTGAAAAAGAAATGAGGCTACGTTTTGTTCGACTTTGGACCAGCACCCTTCCCAGTCTCCCATCTTATGGTGTCACAGATACAGAATGA